A window of the Phaseolus vulgaris cultivar G19833 chromosome 5, P. vulgaris v2.0, whole genome shotgun sequence genome harbors these coding sequences:
- the LOC137834883 gene encoding clustered mitochondria protein, whose translation MAGKSSKGRNKKVSHNTPSTSEPAVHSDVHVKDSVEGTLDSAKADVAEVAAISDSTGANPELKEHETATEGSQQKQGDLQLYPVSVKTQTGEKLELQLNPGDSVMDVRQFLLDAPETCFITCYDLLLHTKDASTHHLEDYNEISEVADITAGGCSLEMVPAFYDDRSIRAHVHRTRELLSLSNLHASLSTSLALQNETSQNKAANSGDKDTLKPEVPELDGLGYMEDISGSLGNLLSSPLKDIKCVESVVFSSFNPPPSYRRLLGDLIYLDVITLEGNKFCITGSTKLFYVNSSSANTLDPRQSKATFEATTLVALLQKISPKFKKAFREVLEGRAAAHPFENVQSLLPPNSWLGLYPVPDHRRDAARAENALTLLYGNEPIGMQRDWNEELQSCREFPHTTPQERILRDRALYKVTSDFVDAAINGAIGVISGCIPPINPTDPECFHMYVHNNIFFSFAIDADLEKLSKKCVDSNSKTWSSGTLQSSSDKASIPLHGESQVPNGGKDTGSSSEDLNGTETTQDVSPEAQLAENEQATYASANNDLKGTKAYQEADVPGLYNLAMAIIDYRGHRVVAQSVLPGILQGDKSDSLLYGSVDNGKKICWNEDFHSKVSEAAKRLHLKEHLVLDGSGNVFKLAAPVECKGIVGGDDRHYLLDLLRVTPRDANYTGPGSRFCILRPELITAFCQAQAAEALKPTEVNSQEAVNLATDSDQLVNDSQNAADADQLVNDSPNAADADTLVNDSCNAADADKPDSTKEEKTEDVKEFASVTAKASDGCEDIVFNPNVFTEFKLAGSPEEIAADEDNVRKVGQYLIDVVLPKFIQDLCTLEVSPMDGQTLTEALHAHGINVRYIGKVAGGTKHLPHLWDLCNNEIVVRSAKHIIKDLLRETEDHDLAPAVSHFLNCLFGSCQAPSGKATTNSTQSKTPKKEHAGQRSPGKHSKGQARWKGRASLRKTQPLYMSISSEALWSDIQEFALVKYKFELPEDARLRVKKISVIRNLCLKVGITVAARKYDLSSATPFQTSDVMDVRPVVKHSVPSCSEAKELVETGKLQLAEGMLSEAYTLFSEAFSILQQVTGPMHREVANCCRYLAMVLYHAGDMAGAIMQQHKELIINERCLGLDHPDTAHSYGNMALFYHGLNQTELALRHMSRALLLLSLSSGPDHPDVAATYINVAMMYQDIGKMNTALRYLQEALKKNERLLGEEHIQTAVCYHALAIAFNCMGAFKLSHQHERKTYDILVKQLGEDDSRTRDSQNWMNTFRMREMQMNAQKQKGQALNAVSAQKAIDILKAHPDLIHAFQAAAVAGGSGSSGATANKSLNAAIMGEALPRGRGMDERAARAAAEVRKKAAARGLVVRPHGVPVQALPPLTQLLNIINSGATPDAMDNGNADGAKEEANGMPPSESTDVKKDQTIPEQAPVGLGKGLSSLDAKKQKAKPKAGA comes from the exons GGAGGAACAAAAAAGTGTCCCATAATACGCCTAGTACTTCAGAACCAGCAGTCCATTCTGATGTTCATGTGAAGGATAGCGTGGAAGGTACTTTAGACTCTGCAAAAGCTGATGTGGCTGAAGTTGCAGCAATCAGTGATTCTACTGGTGCCAATCCAGAGCTGAAGGAGCATGAAACAGCAACTGAAGGGAGCCAACAAAAGCAAG GCGATCTTCAACTTTACcctgtttctgttaaaacacaAACTGGGGAGAAGCTTGAGCTTCAG TTGAATCCTGGAGATTCTGTCATGGATGTACGACAGTTCCTCCTTGATGCTCCTGAGACGTGTTTTATCACATGCTATGATTTACTGTTGCATACGAAGGATGCATCAACTCATCACCTGGAAGACTATAATGAAATTTCCGAAGTAGCTGATATTACTGCTGGTGGTTGCTCCTTGGAAATGGTCCCTG CATTTTATGATGATCGATCTATAAGGGCCCATGTTCACCGTACAAGGGAGTTGCTTTCCCTTTCTAATCTCCATGCTTCACTATCAACATCACTTGCCCTACAGAATGAGACATCACAAAATAAAGCTGCAAATTCAGGAG ATAAAGATACCTTGAAACCTGAAGTTCCTGAGCTTGATGGGCTTGGTTATATGGAGGACATCTCTGGTTCGTTGGGTAATTTGTTATCATCCCCATTGAAGGATATTAAATGCGTAGAGAGCGTAGTGTTTTCATCCTTCAATCCTCCTCCGAGCTATAGAAG GCTTCTTGGAGATTTGATTTATTTGGATGTGATCACTCTTGAGggtaataaattttgtattacgGGAAGTACAAAATTGTTTTATGTTAACTCAAGCTCAGCAAACACTCTTGATCCACGGCAAAGTAAAGCTACTTTTGAAGCAACAACTCTTGTTGCTCTCTTACAAAAGATTAGCCCTAAGTTCAAAAAAG CTTTCCGGGAAGTATTGGAGGGTAGAGCAGCTGCCCATCCTTTTGAAAATGTGCAATCGTTGTTGCCACCTAATTCTTGGCTTGGGTTATACCCTGTTCCTG ACCACAGACGTGATGCAGCCCGGGCTGAGAATGCTTTGACTCTTCTTTATGGAAATGAGCCAATTGGCATGCAAAGAGACTGGAACGAAGAGCTGCAGTCCTGTAGAGAATTTCCTCATACAACTCCACAGGAGAG GATTTTGCGGGATAGGGCACTTTATAAAGTGACATCAGACTTTGTTGATGCAGCTATTAATGGTGCAATTGGAGTGATCAGTGGCTGCATTCCTCCAATAAACCCAACCGACCCTGAATGTTTTCACAT GTATGTACACAACAATATATTCTTTAGTTTTGCTATTGATGCGGACCTTGAGAAGCTGTCAAAGAAATGTGTGGATTCTAATTCAAAAACTTGGAGCTCAGGCACTTTGCAAAGTTCTTCTGATAAAGCTTCCATTCCACTTCATGGAGAAAGTCAGGTTCCTAATGGGGGGAAAGATACTGGTTCAAGTTCAGAAGATCTTAATGGCACAGAAACCACTCAAGACGTTTCTCCAGAAGCTCAGCTGGCTGAGAATGAGCAAGCCACGTATGCTTCTGCAAACAATGATTTGAAGGGCACAAAGGCTTACCAAGAAGCTGATGTTCCTGGACTTTATAATCTTGCTATGGCTATAATCGACTACAGGGGGCATAGAGTGGTAGCTCAG AGTGTATTACCAGGCATTCTTCAAGGGGACAAGTCTGACTCTCTCTTGTATGGCTCTGTCGACAATGGAAAGAAAATTTGCTGGAatgaagattttcattctaag gtGTCAGAGGCTGCCAAACGCCTTCATTTGAAGGAACATTTAGTCCTTGATGGATCTGGAAATGTTTTCAAATTAGCTGCCCCAGTTGAGTGCAAGGGCATTGTTGGTGGTGATGACCG ACATTACCTTCTTGATTTGTTGAGGGTGACTCCCCGTGATGCCAACTATACTGGGCCTGGTTCTCGATTTTGTATCTTGAGGCCAGAACTAATTACTGCTTTTTGCCAG GCCCAAGCAGCAGAGGCATTGAAACCTACCGAGGTGAATTCTCAAGAGGCTGTCAATTTGGCCACTGATTCTGACCAGCTGGTAAATGATTCCCAAAATGCTGCTGATGCTGATCAGCTGGTGAATGATTCTCCAAATGCTGCTGATGCTGACACGCTGGTGAATGATTCCTGTAATGCTGCAGATGCTGACAAGCCA GATTCAACGAAGGAAGAAAAAACTGAGGATGTCAAAGAATTTGCTTCTGTTACTGCCAAAGCCTCTGATGGTTGTGAGGATATTGTTTTTAATCCTAATGTCTTCACTGAATTTAAACTTGCTGGGAGTCCTGAG GAAATAGCAGCTGATGAAGATAATGTTAGAAAAGTTGGTCAATATCTTATTGATGTTGTACTTCCAAAGTTTATACAAGACCTATGTACGCTTGAAGTTTCACCAATGGATGGCCAGACATTAACTGAAGCACTGCATGCTCATGGAATTAATGTTCGCTATATTGGCAAA gTGGCTGGAGGGACTAAACATCTACCTCATCTGTGGGATCTTTGCAACAATGAGATTGTTGTCAGATCTgccaagcatatcatcaag GATTTATTGAGAGAGACAGAGGACCATGATCTTGCACCAGCTGTATCTCATTTCTTAAACTGCCTATTTGGAAGTTGTCAAGCTCCTAGTGGAAAAGCTACCACCAATAGCACGCAGTCCAAAACTCCTAAAAAG GAACATGCTGGGCAACGGTCTCCAGGCAAGCATTCAAAAGGGCAAGCTCGATGGAAAGGCAGGGCATCATTAAGAAAGACTCAACCTCTGTACATGAGTATCAGCTCAGAAGCGCTTTGGTCAGACATTCAAGAATTTGCCTTGGTTAAGTACAAG TTTGAATTGCCCGAGGATGCAAGGTTGCGTGTTAAGAAAATTTCTGTTATACGAAATCTTTGTCTGAAG GTTGGTATAACAGTTGCAGCTCGTAAATACGATCTTAGTTCTGCAACACCCTTCCAAACATCAGATGTCATGGATGTCCGTCCAGTGGTCAAGCATTCAGTTCCTTCCTGTTCGGAAGCCAAGGAACTTGTGGAAACTGGAAAACTTCAATTGGCTGAG GGTATGCTTAGTGAAGCCTACACTTTATTCTCTGAGGCATTCTCAATTCTACAACAG GTTACTGGTCCCATGCATCGGGAGGTTGCTAATTGCTGTCg ATATCTTGCCATGGTTTTGTATCATGCTGGAGATATGGCTGGGGCTATCATGCAGCAGCACAAGGAACTAATTATAAATGAACGTTGCCTCGGTCTAGATCATCCTGACACAGCTCACAG TTATGGAAATATGGCTCTGTTTTACCACGGACTTAACCAGACAGAACTAGCCCTTCGCCATATGTCCCGTGCATTGCTATTATTAAGTTTGTCATCAGGGCCAGATCATCCTGATGTTGCAGCAACATATATCAATGTTGCAATGATGTATCAGGATATAGGAAAAATGAACACAGCTCTCCGTTATCTGCAAGAAGCTTTAAAGAAGAATGAAAGGCTTCTTGGCGAGGAACATATTCAAACTGCTGTTTGTTATCATGCTCTTGCCATTGCATTTAATTGTATGGGTGCTTTCAAGCTCTCTCATCAG CATGAGAGGAAAACATATGATATACTTGTCAAACAACTTGGTGAAGATGATTCAAGGACACGAGATTCGCAGAATTGGATGAACACATTCAGGATGCGAGAGATGCAG ATGAATGCCCAAAAGCAGAAGGGTCAAGCTCTGAATGCAGTATCGGCTCAGAAGGCTATTGATATCCTGAAG GCACATCCTGATTTGATTCATGCATTCCAAGCTGCTGCAGTTGCTGGGGGATCTGGAAGTTCAGGTGCTACTGCAAACAAATCCCTCAATGCGGCAATAATGGGTGAGGCCCTCCCCAGAGGAAGGGGAATGGATGAAAGGGCTGCACGTGCAGCTGCTGAAGTCAGGAAGAAGGCTGCAGCAAGGGGTCTGGTAGTGCGTCCCCATGGTGTACCAGTCCAAGCCTTGCCACCCCTTACCCAACTTCTGAATATTATAAACTCAGGTGCAACTCCAGATGCTATGGATAATGGGAATGCAGATGGAGCAAAGGAGGAAGCAAATGGCATGCCTCCAAGTGAGTCTACTGATGTCAAGAAAGACCAAACAATACCAGAGCAGGCTCCTGTTGGATTAGGCAAGGGATTGTCGTCATTGGACGCCAAAAAGCAGAAAGCGAAACCAAAAGCTGGAGCTtga